From the Deltaproteobacteria bacterium genome, the window CCTCTTGCTAAAAAGGCGCCTCCGGGTCAAACCGCTGGAATTCTATTCGAGCAGATAACAAAAGATTTTTTAAGAGACTCCTTTGAACTCCTAAACCATCTTCGACCGGGCAAATGGCTTTTTGCTATTAATCAGAGCATTTCCCAGTTTGATCAATATGAACATGTTGCTCATTTACAGCACTTGCTTCAAGAAAAGCCAGAATTGGCAGCGGCGCTGGGAGGGGACTATCTGGTAACCCCGGATATTACCGTTGCAAGATACCCTGTTTTAGACAACGAAATTAATAAACTCAATCCAATTGTTACCCAAAAAGATCCATTTTGTCGATTGTCACCGTTGAGATCATCAAATCGCTCTTCCCCATCTTTAATTTTACATTCAAGCATATCATGCAAATGGACCATGCGAAGCGACCGGGCACAAAATATCAGGACAGAAGCGCTTAATTTAATTCGGAATCGTAAGGGGAATACCCCCCACATCATGGCCGTTACCGCCGAACCCTTGCCAACAAGACTGGCCTCACTTGCGCTGGGCACAGGGGATCTTGATTGTGTATATCATTTTGCACTCACTGAGCTTCGAGAAGCTGTCGAAAAAGTGGGGAGTGAAGACCAGATGGAAATGCTGTCCGGAATGATTGATGGTCGACGTCTGCGAGACATAAGCGATTTACCATTTGATTTAGCTATATGAATTCCAAGGAGGAAGCCATGTCAGAAGTATCCCGAAGACAGTTTCTTGCAGGAGGCGCGGCATCTGCCCTGTCGTGCTCCTTGGTGTTTGCTGATGGGCAAGAGGCCAACGCTTTTCAATATGAGCCCCCGGCCCAAATTCCTTTTTCCCCGGAACGTGTAAAGGCCAACGAATTGATCGCCCGGGCCGCCAAGCCGGCAGTCGTCAAGGTGCGTGACCATGTCTATGCCGCCATCGGATATGCCCTGGCCAATATGATCATGATCGAAACCCCCGGGGGCCTGGTGATCATCGACACCACCGAAAGCTTTACCGCAGCCAGGACCATCTGGGAAGAGTTCCGCAAAATCACTGACAAGCCGGTCAAATATGTGATTTACACCCATAACCACGGCGA encodes:
- a CDS encoding restriction endonuclease; protein product: MTVAQIRRTYHQNICKKIIALKKGIPNFSDSGSRGSVAIAMEIVKHLNCPLAKKAPPGQTAGILFEQITKDFLRDSFELLNHLRPGKWLFAINQSISQFDQYEHVAHLQHLLQEKPELAAALGGDYLVTPDITVARYPVLDNEINKLNPIVTQKDPFCRLSPLRSSNRSSPSLILHSSISCKWTMRSDRAQNIRTEALNLIRNRKGNTPHIMAVTAEPLPTRLASLALGTGDLDCVYHFALTELREAVEKVGSEDQMEMLSGMIDGRRLRDISDLPFDLAI